A part of Desulfobacter sp. genomic DNA contains:
- a CDS encoding exodeoxyribonuclease VII large subunit, which translates to MNSAQKNSAKIYTVALLTREIKNLLENRYPFLWITGEVSNYVTPASGHSYFSLKDADAVISCVMFKNQKRNLRFVPENGMKVKGMARISLYEPRGNYQLIFEHMEPDGAGSLQQAFEELKQTLSARGWFDTDRKKEIPFLPQRVNLITSGTGAAVRDILNVAGRRCPSVPIEILPVKVQGDAAVNEIAAAIKTANALTRCDLIILARGGGSIEDLWAFNTETVAQAIFESDIPIISGVGHEIDFTIADFAADLRAPTPSAAAEMALPDQAALVHRIKTLADTAQRAMARRLAAMAGQVKDYESRLKSPARVMDDYRLRTGELESRLHLAMTQKINRDRERLYWLRRTLNTTLPPSRISEHKNQVAGLQSAMDRAMANKINRLRSSLREASGRLESLNPSSVLARGYSITRDLSSGQVIMDPAQVEKDDRLETILANGRLVTRVE; encoded by the coding sequence ATGAATTCAGCACAGAAAAACTCCGCAAAAATATACACGGTTGCACTGCTGACCCGGGAGATAAAAAACTTATTGGAAAACCGGTATCCTTTTCTATGGATCACCGGTGAAGTCTCCAATTATGTCACCCCGGCATCGGGACATTCATACTTTTCCTTAAAAGATGCCGATGCAGTAATCTCCTGTGTCATGTTCAAAAATCAAAAACGGAACCTGCGCTTTGTCCCTGAAAACGGGATGAAAGTCAAAGGCATGGCCAGAATTTCCCTGTATGAACCCAGGGGCAATTACCAGCTCATCTTTGAACATATGGAACCTGATGGTGCAGGTTCTTTGCAACAGGCCTTCGAAGAACTTAAGCAAACCCTGTCGGCAAGGGGCTGGTTTGATACGGACCGAAAAAAAGAAATCCCGTTTCTGCCGCAGCGCGTCAACCTTATTACTTCCGGTACCGGTGCGGCCGTCAGGGATATACTTAACGTTGCCGGCCGCAGGTGTCCCAGCGTACCCATTGAAATTCTTCCGGTGAAAGTCCAGGGGGATGCAGCGGTAAACGAAATTGCAGCCGCCATAAAGACCGCCAATGCACTCACGCGGTGTGATTTGATTATTCTGGCCAGGGGTGGCGGTTCAATTGAGGATCTCTGGGCCTTTAACACGGAAACCGTTGCACAGGCAATTTTTGAATCTGATATTCCCATCATCAGCGGTGTCGGCCATGAAATTGACTTTACCATCGCAGACTTTGCTGCCGACCTAAGGGCCCCTACCCCCTCGGCTGCTGCAGAAATGGCCCTGCCGGACCAAGCGGCCTTGGTTCACCGGATCAAAACCTTGGCAGATACTGCACAACGGGCCATGGCAAGGCGCCTGGCGGCCATGGCCGGCCAGGTCAAAGATTATGAATCCAGATTGAAAAGCCCGGCACGGGTGATGGATGATTACAGGCTTAGGACCGGCGAGCTTGAATCCCGTCTTCACCTGGCCATGACCCAAAAAATTAACAGGGACAGGGAGCGGCTGTACTGGCTGCGCCGAACCCTTAACACCACCCTGCCCCCATCCAGAATTTCTGAGCATAAAAACCAGGTCGCCGGCCTTCAGTCAGCCATGGATCGCGCCATGGCCAATAAAATAAACCGGCTCAGGTCCTCCCTCAGGGAAGCCTCAGGCCGGCTGGAGTCCCTGAATCCATCATCAGTGCTGGCCAGGGGCTACAGCATTACCCGTGACCTGTCCTCGGGCCAGGTAATAATGGATCCCGCGCAGGTGGAAAAAGACGATCGCCTTGAAACCATATTGGCCAACGGCCGTCTGGTTACCCGGGTGGAATAA
- a CDS encoding 1-acyl-sn-glycerol-3-phosphate acyltransferase, producing MLIRLMGVELRVKGRENIDPDTTYLIMGNHESLFDLFVIPAAIPLVFTGVEAAYHFSIPIWGYLIRKWGCIPIRRGNLEQAKQSLEQARMTLATGLSIAILPEGHRTRTGRMAPFKKGPFHLAKNTGAPILPFGISGLYDYQQRGGFVLKPGRVTVTIGRPIPFERYDSMSVEELRAFVFDCIRTLSVLNR from the coding sequence GTGCTCATTCGCTTGATGGGTGTTGAGCTCAGGGTCAAAGGACGGGAGAATATTGACCCCGATACCACCTATCTGATCATGGGCAACCATGAGAGCCTGTTTGATCTTTTCGTGATCCCCGCCGCGATTCCCCTGGTATTCACCGGGGTGGAGGCGGCCTATCATTTTTCCATTCCGATCTGGGGATACCTGATCCGGAAATGGGGCTGCATCCCAATTCGGCGAGGTAACCTGGAACAGGCCAAGCAGAGCCTGGAGCAGGCCCGAATGACCCTGGCAACAGGGCTTTCCATTGCCATTTTGCCTGAAGGGCACCGTACCCGTACCGGCAGGATGGCCCCCTTTAAAAAAGGACCTTTTCACCTGGCCAAAAATACCGGTGCCCCCATTCTTCCCTTTGGGATTTCCGGGCTCTACGATTACCAGCAGCGGGGCGGTTTCGTCCTAAAGCCGGGCAGGGTGACCGTCACCATTGGCCGTCCCATTCCCTTTGAGCGTTATGATTCGATGTCGGTTGAAGAACTGCGGGCCTTTGTTTTCGATTGTATCAGGACGCTGTCGGTTTTAAACCGTTGA
- the fusA gene encoding elongation factor G: protein MSEEIKTMRNVALAGHGGAGKTTLAEAMLFKAGVTKRLGKVEEGNTVMDFQPEETKKQQSINTSFIKYTHNKHTITLMDTPGDQNFFSASKTCFPVADSMAFVIDGVGGPSAMTEEAAASALDYNLPGFVIINKLDRERADFTTAVDACNTSLKKKVIPVCYPIGKEDDFKGLVNIVTGKAFEYDADGKASQIDIPADMADDIAMAKEEFVENVAELDDDLLEKYLEGEELTEEEIKGAFRKGVLNAEFYPAICTSATKMIGLDVVFDFINDYMPSPLDRGPWTATDADGNEVEIAPDPDAEFTGFVFATIVDPYAGRLSLFRVISGTLGKEGNILNVTKSTKERFSQLLEIAGKDQKQIDGALPGAIVAVAKLKDTLTGDTLTTGQDVQIPAPEPLPPCISFAISPKEKKDEDKIHEAIRKILEEDPGLQLRREEETRQTILSGRGLVHIEITAEKIQRKFNVGMSIATPKVAYRETFKKKVRVQGKHKKQSGGHGQYGDCWIELEPLPAGSGYEFVDKIVGGVIPKNYIPAVEAGIRDAMQKGILAGFPCVDFRTTLDFGSYHAVDSSEMAFKTAGSLAFKNAAADAKATLLEPIMKVSVKVPDDATGDIMGDLNSRRGRVLGMDSEDDKQIINALVPMSEMLRYAPDLSSMTGGRGTFTMEFEQYDEVPGDLAKKVIEQVNAEKE from the coding sequence ATGAGCGAAGAAATCAAAACAATGAGAAATGTGGCCCTGGCCGGCCATGGAGGTGCAGGCAAGACTACTCTTGCTGAGGCTATGCTGTTTAAAGCCGGGGTAACCAAACGCCTTGGCAAGGTTGAAGAGGGAAATACCGTAATGGATTTCCAGCCTGAAGAGACCAAAAAACAGCAGAGTATCAACACATCATTCATTAAATACACCCACAACAAACATACGATTACCTTAATGGATACCCCGGGTGACCAGAATTTCTTCTCTGCTTCCAAAACATGCTTTCCCGTTGCCGACAGCATGGCATTCGTCATCGACGGCGTAGGCGGACCTTCAGCAATGACTGAAGAAGCAGCGGCATCCGCCCTTGATTACAACCTTCCCGGTTTTGTCATCATTAACAAGCTGGATCGGGAGCGGGCCGACTTCACCACTGCCGTTGATGCCTGCAACACCTCCTTGAAAAAGAAAGTTATTCCCGTCTGCTATCCCATTGGAAAAGAAGACGATTTCAAAGGCCTGGTCAACATTGTCACCGGCAAGGCATTTGAATATGATGCAGACGGCAAGGCTAGCCAGATTGACATCCCCGCGGACATGGCCGACGACATTGCCATGGCCAAAGAAGAATTTGTTGAAAACGTAGCAGAACTCGATGATGATCTGCTCGAAAAATATCTGGAAGGCGAAGAACTGACCGAAGAAGAAATCAAAGGCGCCTTCCGCAAGGGCGTGCTGAATGCGGAATTCTACCCCGCCATCTGCACCTCCGCCACAAAAATGATCGGCCTTGATGTGGTATTTGATTTTATCAACGATTACATGCCCTCTCCCCTGGACCGCGGCCCCTGGACTGCCACAGATGCCGACGGCAACGAAGTTGAAATTGCCCCGGATCCCGATGCCGAATTCACAGGTTTTGTATTTGCCACCATCGTGGATCCTTATGCCGGCCGCCTCTCCCTGTTCCGCGTCATCTCCGGAACCCTGGGCAAAGAGGGCAACATCCTTAACGTCACCAAGAGCACCAAGGAAAGATTTTCCCAGCTTCTGGAAATTGCAGGAAAAGATCAGAAACAGATCGACGGGGCACTGCCCGGCGCCATCGTGGCCGTTGCCAAACTGAAAGATACGCTCACGGGCGATACCCTGACCACCGGACAGGATGTCCAGATTCCTGCTCCTGAGCCCCTGCCGCCCTGCATCTCTTTTGCCATTTCCCCCAAAGAGAAAAAGGATGAGGATAAAATCCACGAAGCCATCCGTAAGATCCTGGAAGAGGATCCGGGCCTCCAGCTCAGGCGGGAAGAAGAGACCCGCCAGACCATTCTTTCCGGCCGCGGCCTGGTCCACATCGAAATTACGGCTGAAAAAATCCAGCGTAAATTCAATGTCGGGATGAGCATTGCCACACCCAAGGTGGCTTACAGGGAAACATTCAAGAAAAAAGTCCGGGTTCAGGGCAAGCATAAGAAACAGTCCGGCGGACATGGCCAGTACGGCGACTGCTGGATTGAACTTGAACCCCTTCCCGCAGGATCCGGATACGAATTCGTTGATAAGATTGTGGGCGGCGTAATCCCCAAAAACTATATCCCCGCCGTAGAAGCCGGTATCCGGGATGCCATGCAGAAAGGAATCCTCGCCGGCTTCCCCTGTGTGGATTTCAGAACCACCCTGGACTTCGGTTCATACCATGCTGTGGACTCTTCTGAAATGGCATTCAAGACCGCCGGCTCCCTGGCCTTTAAAAATGCGGCCGCCGATGCCAAGGCCACCCTGCTTGAACCCATCATGAAGGTCTCCGTCAAGGTGCCCGACGATGCCACCGGCGATATCATGGGCGATCTGAACTCCCGGCGCGGCCGGGTGCTTGGCATGGACTCCGAGGATGACAAACAGATCATCAACGCCCTGGTACCCATGTCTGAAATGCTCCGCTATGCCCCGGATCTAAGCTCCATGACCGGCGGCCGCGGTACATTTACCATGGAATTTGAGCAGTATGATGAAGTCCCCGGCGACCTGGCCAAAAAGGTAATCGAACAGGTAAACGCCGAAAAAGAATAA
- the xseB gene encoding exodeoxyribonuclease VII small subunit — protein sequence MAKKTFETALRQLEEIVKEMESGELTLEQSVKKYETGIAQTRFCLDILDKTEKKISLLTLDAEGNPKESSFETE from the coding sequence ATGGCAAAAAAAACTTTTGAAACGGCACTCAGACAGCTTGAAGAAATCGTCAAGGAAATGGAATCCGGAGAACTGACCCTGGAACAGTCGGTAAAAAAATATGAAACAGGCATTGCCCAGACGCGGTTTTGCCTGGACATTCTGGATAAGACCGAAAAAAAGATTTCCCTGCTGACATTGGATGCAGAGGGAAACCCCAAAGAATCGTCCTTTGAGACGGAGTAA
- a CDS encoding polyprenyl synthetase family protein, protein MTDSTLSEFNLADYLKENRILVENSLQKILGRLDPERELVQAMAHSLMAGGKRVRPVLALAAAQALEENPMIALPACCAIEMIHTYSLIHDDLPAMDDDDLRRGLPTCHKKFSEATAILAGDGLLTHAFSILADPSPYFDTYPDSALRLALVDRISRAAGVNGMVEGQMLDMQAESMGPEDLGNKDQALDHLKKIHKHKTGMMIRASVEAGAVSAGADPEILKAFTDYAGYIGLSFQVMDDILNVEGDPEIMGKAAGSDALHDKMTFPAIIGLDNSKAFALELTDNAVSALDHAGFKASADPLRAIARYIVNRKR, encoded by the coding sequence ATGACCGATTCAACTTTATCTGAATTCAATCTTGCGGATTACCTGAAGGAAAACCGGATACTGGTTGAAAACAGCCTGCAAAAAATTCTGGGGCGCCTTGATCCGGAAAGGGAACTTGTCCAGGCCATGGCCCATTCTCTCATGGCCGGCGGCAAACGGGTCAGGCCCGTCCTTGCCCTTGCTGCGGCCCAGGCCCTGGAAGAAAATCCAATGATCGCCCTGCCCGCCTGCTGCGCCATTGAAATGATCCATACTTACTCTCTAATCCATGACGACCTGCCGGCCATGGATGATGATGATCTGCGTCGGGGCCTGCCCACCTGCCATAAGAAATTTTCAGAGGCAACGGCCATCCTGGCCGGAGACGGGCTGCTCACCCATGCCTTCAGCATCCTGGCGGATCCGTCTCCTTATTTTGACACCTATCCCGATTCTGCCCTGCGGCTGGCGCTTGTAGACAGGATTTCCCGGGCGGCAGGTGTAAACGGAATGGTGGAAGGCCAGATGCTGGATATGCAGGCCGAATCCATGGGTCCCGAAGATTTAGGGAATAAAGATCAGGCCCTGGATCATCTGAAAAAAATACACAAGCATAAAACCGGAATGATGATCCGGGCCAGCGTGGAAGCCGGTGCCGTCAGTGCCGGTGCCGACCCTGAGATCCTTAAGGCTTTTACCGACTACGCCGGGTATATCGGCCTTTCCTTCCAGGTCATGGATGATATCCTGAACGTGGAAGGCGACCCCGAGATCATGGGAAAGGCAGCCGGATCCGACGCCCTCCATGACAAGATGACATTTCCCGCCATCATCGGCCTTGACAATTCCAAGGCCTTTGCCCTGGAACTGACGGATAACGCCGTCAGCGCCCTGGACCATGCCGGATTTAAAGCCAGCGCCGACCCCTTGAGGGCCATTGCAAGGTATATTGTAAACCGGAAACGATAA
- a CDS encoding Bax inhibitor-1/YccA family protein, producing the protein MNANLSFQQTGVMTHVNAFIRSTYNWMAIGLAATGLTSYFISSSPAALQVIFGTPMMPFILFIGLVLLCGFLGARVHKMQASTATGLYMALTVLYGVCLAPIFLMYTATSIASTFFICAATFGSASIYGMVTKKDLTGMGQFLMMGLMGIIIAMVINIFIGSSAMQTMISMIAVVIFTGLTAYDTQKLKSMALTIPDNATGAMMRKGALMGALSLYLDFMGLFVHLLSLLGVARD; encoded by the coding sequence ATGAACGCGAACCTCTCTTTTCAGCAAACCGGCGTGATGACCCATGTCAACGCCTTTATCAGAAGCACATACAATTGGATGGCCATCGGCCTGGCGGCCACCGGCCTGACTTCATATTTTATCTCTTCAAGCCCGGCTGCCCTGCAGGTGATTTTCGGCACGCCCATGATGCCTTTTATTCTTTTCATAGGGCTTGTACTGCTTTGCGGTTTCCTGGGTGCCAGGGTTCATAAAATGCAGGCCAGCACAGCAACCGGACTCTATATGGCATTGACTGTGCTTTACGGTGTCTGCCTTGCCCCGATTTTCCTGATGTATACGGCCACCTCCATTGCTTCGACCTTTTTTATCTGTGCCGCTACATTCGGCAGCGCCAGTATTTACGGTATGGTTACCAAAAAAGACCTGACCGGTATGGGACAGTTTCTGATGATGGGTCTGATGGGTATAATCATCGCCATGGTCATTAATATTTTTATAGGCAGCTCTGCCATGCAGACCATGATTTCCATGATTGCCGTTGTTATATTCACCGGGCTGACGGCCTACGATACCCAGAAATTGAAATCCATGGCCCTTACCATTCCCGACAACGCCACCGGTGCCATGATGAGAAAAGGCGCGCTCATGGGCGCATTAAGCCTCTACCTTGATTTCATGGGTCTTTTCGTCCACCTGCTCAGCCTCCTTGGTGTGGCAAGGGATTAA
- a CDS encoding TlyA family RNA methyltransferase encodes MAKKGKANKKRLDLVLVERGLIRSRDRAKAMIMAGKVLVNDMPVDKPGAQVTLDAAIKVKVDDHPYVSRGGLKLEKALTTFPVSAADKICLDIGASTGGFTDCLLKSGAKKVYAVDVGYGQLDWSLRQDDRVVVIERTNIRHLSPDLVAEPMDMVVADTSFISLKTVIPAAEKFMKPGTVILALIKPQFEAGRENVGKGGVVKDPAVRAQVVEDIKTFFSDRGYRVNDTVTSPILGPKGNEEYIIFLQRI; translated from the coding sequence ATGGCCAAAAAGGGTAAAGCCAATAAAAAACGGTTGGATCTGGTCCTTGTGGAACGGGGCCTGATCCGTTCCAGGGATCGGGCCAAAGCCATGATAATGGCCGGCAAGGTATTGGTTAATGATATGCCGGTGGATAAGCCGGGTGCCCAGGTCACCCTTGATGCCGCCATCAAGGTCAAAGTGGATGACCACCCCTACGTCAGCCGGGGCGGCCTCAAGCTTGAAAAGGCACTTACCACCTTCCCGGTAAGCGCGGCTGACAAGATCTGTCTTGACATCGGCGCCTCCACTGGCGGATTCACCGACTGCCTGCTTAAATCCGGTGCAAAAAAAGTATACGCCGTGGATGTGGGATACGGCCAGCTGGACTGGTCACTGCGTCAGGATGACCGGGTGGTGGTGATCGAACGGACAAATATCCGCCATCTGTCACCGGACCTTGTGGCCGAACCCATGGACATGGTGGTGGCAGATACCTCCTTTATTTCCCTTAAAACTGTGATTCCAGCCGCAGAAAAATTCATGAAGCCCGGCACCGTTATCCTCGCCCTAATCAAACCCCAGTTTGAGGCCGGCCGCGAGAATGTGGGCAAGGGCGGCGTGGTGAAAGATCCGGCTGTCCGCGCCCAGGTCGTGGAAGATATCAAAACCTTTTTTTCCGATCGGGGCTACCGGGTCAACGACACCGTCACCTCTCCCATTCTCGGTCCCAAAGGCAATGAGGAATACATCATATTCCTCCAGCGGATCTAA
- a CDS encoding 1-deoxy-D-xylulose-5-phosphate synthase, which translates to MNFLEQINSPEDLKELSRTDLGILANELRHRIIDVVSRNGGHLASSLGAVELTLAIHYVFDIPKDTLVWDVGHQSYAHKLLTGRNRDFDTLRKYKGISGFAKIKENPCDGFTVGHSSTSISAGLGISCAKYMNQDDSDVISVIGDGSLTAGMAYEGLNQAGDLKRGLIVILNDNDMSISPNVGALSSYLSRTFSNKALQNMRNQFGQVLKAVPKIGDDMYGWAKRWEESFKTFVTPGMLFEAFNFDYFGPIDGHNLDHLINILSNIKNPDSPVLLHVTTKKGKGYEPAEKNPVYFHGVGSFAVDTGKSNKTAGKIPSYTSVFGDHMIRLARENDKVVAVTAAMPEGTGLTRFSNEFPDRFFDVGIAEQHAVTFAAGLASKGARPVVAIYSTFLQRAYDQILHDVCIDNHPVVFALDRGGIVGEDGPTHHGLFDFSYLRAMPNMTVMAPMDENELARMLRTALSHKGPIALRYPRGAGQGVAIDPDAPALDIGKAKVVREGRDLMIIAAGQPANDALAAAEVLAGQGIQATVVNARFVKPLDSQLFLDLAGSIKKVITVEEHVLAGGFGSAVLEMFCDNGCTGMAFKRIGISDTFVEHGGQDQLRKDYHVDAQAIIDAGLELYHGQKG; encoded by the coding sequence TTGAACTTTCTTGAACAGATCAACTCCCCCGAGGATTTAAAAGAGCTATCCAGAACCGATCTGGGCATTCTGGCCAATGAACTGAGGCACAGGATCATTGATGTGGTATCCAGAAACGGCGGCCACCTGGCCTCAAGCCTGGGCGCGGTGGAGCTGACCCTGGCCATCCACTACGTTTTCGATATTCCCAAAGACACCCTGGTTTGGGATGTGGGCCACCAGTCATACGCCCATAAACTGCTTACCGGCAGAAACAGGGATTTCGATACCCTCAGAAAGTACAAAGGCATTTCCGGGTTTGCCAAAATAAAGGAAAACCCCTGTGACGGATTTACAGTGGGCCATTCTTCAACCTCCATTTCAGCCGGACTCGGCATCAGCTGCGCCAAATACATGAACCAGGATGACTCCGACGTCATCTCCGTTATCGGTGACGGCTCTCTGACCGCAGGGATGGCTTACGAAGGTCTCAACCAGGCCGGCGACCTTAAGCGGGGACTCATCGTCATCCTCAACGACAACGATATGTCCATATCCCCCAATGTAGGCGCCCTCTCCTCTTACCTCTCCCGGACCTTTTCAAACAAGGCCCTGCAGAATATGAGAAACCAGTTCGGCCAGGTCTTGAAAGCCGTCCCCAAAATCGGGGACGACATGTATGGCTGGGCAAAGCGCTGGGAAGAATCCTTTAAAACCTTTGTGACCCCGGGAATGCTCTTCGAAGCCTTTAATTTCGATTACTTCGGCCCCATTGACGGTCACAACCTGGACCACCTCATCAATATTTTGAGCAATATCAAAAACCCCGATTCCCCCGTGCTGCTGCATGTCACCACCAAAAAGGGAAAAGGATATGAACCGGCAGAGAAAAATCCCGTTTATTTCCACGGGGTTGGCTCCTTTGCCGTGGACACGGGCAAGAGCAATAAAACAGCCGGCAAAATTCCCTCTTACACCTCGGTGTTCGGGGACCATATGATCCGGCTTGCCAGGGAAAATGACAAGGTGGTGGCCGTTACCGCCGCCATGCCTGAAGGAACCGGTCTGACCCGGTTTTCCAACGAATTCCCCGATCGTTTTTTCGATGTGGGAATCGCAGAACAGCATGCCGTAACCTTTGCCGCCGGACTTGCCTCCAAGGGCGCCCGGCCGGTGGTAGCCATCTATTCCACCTTTCTCCAACGGGCCTATGACCAGATACTCCATGACGTTTGCATAGACAACCACCCTGTGGTTTTCGCACTTGACCGGGGCGGTATTGTCGGAGAAGACGGTCCCACCCACCACGGCCTGTTCGATTTTTCATATCTGCGCGCCATGCCCAATATGACGGTGATGGCCCCCATGGATGAAAATGAACTGGCACGGATGCTCAGGACAGCCCTTTCCCACAAGGGCCCCATTGCCCTGCGCTACCCCAGAGGAGCCGGACAGGGAGTCGCCATTGATCCTGACGCCCCGGCCCTTGATATCGGTAAAGCCAAGGTCGTCAGGGAAGGCAGGGACCTGATGATTATTGCCGCCGGACAGCCGGCAAATGACGCCCTTGCCGCCGCCGAAGTATTAGCCGGACAGGGCATCCAAGCCACGGTGGTCAACGCCAGGTTTGTAAAACCCCTGGACTCACAGCTTTTCCTTGACCTGGCCGGGTCCATAAAAAAGGTGATCACCGTTGAAGAACACGTGCTTGCCGGCGGATTCGGCTCCGCTGTACTGGAGATGTTCTGCGACAACGGATGCACCGGAATGGCCTTTAAACGTATCGGCATATCCGACACCTTTGTGGAGCACGGCGGCCAGGACCAGCTTCGCAAAGACTATCATGTGGATGCCCAGGCAATCATTGATGCAGGACTGGAACTTTATCATGGCCAAAAAGGGTAA
- the glmM gene encoding phosphoglucosamine mutase, with protein sequence MGKLFGTDGIRGRANTHPMTCELAMKTGQAVALLVKEAGNSAIVIGRDTRISGQMLEAALAAGIASMGVDAMLAGVIPTPGVAYLSGVLENAGAGIMISASHNPFYDNGIKIFQKGGIKLTDDQEAEIESKLLGKAIVPQEAVGKIDKISDGCERYSNFLMNKFPFRKPGNIKLKLVLDLANGAAASCASLIFNSQLFDPVFINDSPDGININHNCGSQHTETLRAKVLETGADAGLAFDGDADRLIAVDERGRKITGDRILAICADYAKGAGRLANNTVVSTIMSNIGLVNALKDQGICHEITDVGDRKVLERMQEKGAVIGGEDSGHMIFLDEHTTGDGMLSALKLLEVMAGTGNSLSSLSEIMTVYPQILMNVEVDASRPDFTKIATIADAIKEVETRLGEEGRVLVRYSGTQPLLRVMVEGPEEGLTRESCEKICAAIQESI encoded by the coding sequence ATGGGAAAACTTTTTGGTACCGACGGAATCCGGGGGAGGGCAAATACCCACCCCATGACCTGTGAACTTGCCATGAAGACCGGTCAGGCAGTGGCGCTGCTGGTCAAAGAAGCCGGGAATAGCGCAATCGTTATCGGCAGAGATACCCGGATCTCAGGACAGATGCTTGAAGCCGCCCTGGCGGCCGGCATTGCCTCCATGGGGGTGGATGCCATGCTGGCCGGAGTGATTCCAACCCCCGGCGTGGCCTACCTCAGCGGGGTCCTGGAAAATGCCGGGGCCGGCATTATGATTTCCGCCTCCCATAATCCCTTTTATGACAACGGAATCAAAATATTCCAAAAGGGAGGGATCAAACTCACCGACGACCAGGAGGCAGAGATTGAATCCAAACTCCTTGGGAAGGCCATTGTTCCACAAGAAGCCGTTGGCAAAATAGACAAGATTTCAGATGGTTGCGAGCGTTATTCAAATTTTTTGATGAACAAGTTTCCATTCAGGAAACCCGGGAATATCAAACTCAAACTGGTCCTGGACCTGGCCAACGGTGCCGCAGCGAGCTGTGCTTCCTTGATATTCAATTCCCAGCTATTTGACCCCGTATTTATCAATGATTCACCGGACGGAATCAACATCAACCACAACTGCGGTTCCCAGCATACTGAGACCCTCAGGGCCAAAGTACTGGAAACCGGGGCAGATGCAGGGCTCGCTTTTGACGGGGATGCCGACCGGCTTATCGCAGTGGATGAACGGGGCCGTAAGATCACCGGTGACAGGATACTGGCCATCTGCGCAGATTATGCCAAAGGGGCAGGGCGGCTGGCCAACAACACAGTTGTCAGTACAATCATGAGCAACATCGGCCTGGTGAATGCCCTGAAAGACCAAGGCATCTGCCATGAAATCACCGACGTAGGCGACCGGAAGGTGCTGGAACGGATGCAGGAAAAAGGAGCGGTTATAGGGGGGGAAGATTCCGGCCATATGATTTTCCTTGACGAGCATACCACCGGCGACGGCATGCTGTCGGCCCTTAAGCTGCTTGAGGTCATGGCAGGTACCGGAAACTCCCTGTCCAGCCTATCAGAAATCATGACGGTTTATCCCCAGATCCTGATGAACGTTGAAGTGGATGCATCCCGGCCTGATTTTACCAAGATAGCCACAATTGCAGATGCAATCAAAGAGGTTGAAACCCGCCTGGGAGAAGAGGGGAGGGTGCTGGTCCGCTATTCAGGCACCCAGCCCTTGCTCAGGGTGATGGTGGAAGGCCCGGAAGAAGGTCTGACCCGGGAATCCTGTGAAAAAATATGCGCCGCCATTCAGGAGAGCATATAA
- a CDS encoding phosphoribosylaminoimidazolesuccinocarboxamide synthase produces MSIVPGTEYEGLPLVRQGKVRDIFDTGDALIMVTTDRLSAFDVVLPNTIPDKGKVLNQISVFWFKQMEDIVKNHIISTDVADYPKEFQKYKDALEGRSMMVKKAEPMAVECIVRGYISGSGWKSYQNEGHVCNIRLPKGLKESDRLETPLYTPSTKAEIGDHDINISFEETVNIIGKENAEKLRDLSLEIYNRGAKLALEKGIIIADTKFEFGMLDGEIILIDEIMTPDSSRFWPLDDYAPGRGQNSFDKQTVRDWLTNSGWGKTPPGPELPAEIIENTSNTYKEIFNRLTGETI; encoded by the coding sequence GTGAGTATTGTACCGGGAACTGAATATGAAGGCCTGCCGCTGGTCAGGCAGGGTAAAGTAAGAGATATTTTTGATACGGGCGACGCCCTGATTATGGTAACCACAGACCGGCTGTCCGCCTTTGACGTGGTCCTGCCCAATACCATTCCGGATAAGGGAAAGGTGCTGAACCAGATTTCCGTATTCTGGTTCAAGCAGATGGAAGATATTGTGAAAAACCACATCATTTCAACCGATGTGGCGGATTATCCAAAGGAATTCCAGAAATATAAGGATGCCCTTGAAGGCCGGTCCATGATGGTGAAAAAGGCCGAGCCAATGGCCGTGGAGTGCATTGTCCGGGGCTATATTTCAGGTTCCGGGTGGAAATCCTATCAAAATGAAGGCCATGTCTGCAATATCCGGCTGCCCAAGGGGCTGAAGGAATCCGACCGGCTGGAGACGCCATTGTACACTCCGTCCACCAAGGCTGAGATCGGCGACCACGATATCAATATCAGTTTTGAAGAAACCGTAAATATCATCGGCAAGGAGAATGCAGAAAAACTGAGGGACCTCAGCCTTGAAATCTATAACAGAGGTGCAAAGCTGGCCCTTGAAAAAGGCATCATCATCGCCGATACCAAGTTCGAATTCGGCATGCTGGACGGGGAAATCATCCTCATTGACGAAATCATGACGCCGGATTCATCAAGATTCTGGCCCCTGGATGACTATGCGCCCGGCAGGGGGCAGAACAGCTTTGATAAACAAACGGTCCGTGACTGGCTGACCAATTCCGGATGGGGCAAAACCCCTCCGGGACCTGAGCTGCCGGCGGAAATCATTGAAAACACCAGCAATACCTATAAGGAAATCTTCAACCGCCTCACCGGGGAGACCATCTAA